The sequence below is a genomic window from Shinella zoogloeoides.
ACCGGAAGCATATCGAAGGACGATTTCCGAGTAAAGAAAAAAGGATTATATTCCTGTATCGTTCCGGCCGGCATTCTCCCGCGCTCGCCGGCGCGCCACGACGCTTTCGCGCCAGATGGTGAAGATGCCGGCGCCGACGACGATCGCCGAGCCGACGATGGTGTTGAGGTTCAGCGTCTCGCCGAAGACGCTGACGCCGATGATCGCCGCCAGCACGACCTGGAGATAGGTCAGCGGCTGCACCGCCGCCGCGTCGAGCAGGTCATAGGCGCGGATCAGGAAATAGTGGCTCGACATGCCGGTAATGCAGAGCAGGCCCATCCAGAGCCAGTCGCCGGGGGTGAGATTGGTCCAGAAGAACGGGCCGACGAGCGAGATCGCCGCCGCCCCGGCGACGCCGATATAGAAGAAGCTGGTCGAGGCCGGATCGTCACGGCTGACGAGGCGCGTCACGATGACGTAGATCGCGAACATCAGTGCGCCGGCGAGCGGCAGGAGGACGCTCGCGTCGAAGGAACTGCCGGCCGGGTTGAGGACGATCAGCACGCCGCAGAGGCCGACGCCGATCGCCGTCCATCGCCGCCAGCCGACCCGCTCGCCGAGAAGTGGCATGGAGAGAAGCGCCACGAAGATCGGCCCGGAGGACAGGATCGCCTGGGAATGGGCAAGGCCCACCGTGCTGAACGCGGTGATGACGACGACGATCTGGAACGCGAGCAGCACGCCGCGCAGGATCTGGAGGAACGGCCGCTTCGCCGCCGCCGCCGCCCTCAGGCCGCCCGGGCTGCGCGCGCCCAGCACCATCGCGAAGGCGCCGAACGCCCAGAAGCGCAGCATGGCGATGAAGACAGGCGGATAGGCGCTGCCGAGATGTTTCGAAATGGCGTCCTGCAGGCTAAAGATCACGATCGCGAGCAGGGTGAAGGCGTAGCCGAGTCGTTTGGAATCCATGGTCCGCGCATATACCCGTCCCGCCCTGCTTGCACGCCCAAACTTGCCCGCGGGCGGACATTTCGCGGCGGATGGGCACGCGCAGGAAAAATTTCCTTCACACCGTGATTTTCAGCCACTTTCGCGAAAACGCGGGGCGCGCTATCAAGGCAGGGCGCGGCCCTGTTCCGCGCGTCGAGGTTCCTTCCGTGCACAAGACCGTCACTTCCGGCATTCTGCTGACGTCCTTCGCCTATTTCCTGTTTTCGTTGCAGGATGCGTCGGTCAAATGGCTCGTTGTGGCCCTGCCGGTCTGGCAGATCCTCTTCGTGCGCAGCGTGACGATCTTTTCGCTCTGTCTCGTCGTCGGCGGGCGTCCGCTCCTGCGGGCCTCGCACCGGTCGCCGGTGCTGAAGCCGCTCTTCCTGCGCAACCTTTTGCTGCTTGCCGCCTGGCTCAGCTACTACAACGCCGCGCGTGATCTCGGCCTCGCGGAGCTGACGACGCTCTACTATGCCTCGCCGGTCGTCATGACGATCCTTTCCGTGCCGATCCTCGGCGAGCAGGTGCCGGGCTACCGGTGGCTTGCCGTCGTCGTCGGCTTCATCGGCGTGGTCGTCGCCTGCGGCATCGCGGCGAAAGGGCTCACGCTGTCGCTGCCCGTCTATCTCGCCCTGCAGGCCGCCGTCTTCTGGGCCATCGCGACGGTCCTCCTGCGCAAGACGGCGCTGCATGAGCGCACGCAGGTGCAGATGACCATTTCCAGCGGATTCTTCGTGTTCTTCACGGCGCTCGCCATGCCCTTCGTCTGGCAGCCGATCTCGCTCGTCGATCTCGCGCTGATGGCGGGAACGGGTGTGATAGCGGGCATCGGTCAGTTCGCGATGTTCGAGGGCATGCGCCGCGCGCCCGTATCGGTCCTCGCCCCGTTCGAATATACCTCGCTCGTCTGGGCCTTCGCGCTCGGCTATCTCATCTGGAGCGACGTGCCCGGTTCGAATGTCTTCGTCGGCGCTGCGCTGATCTTTTCCGCCGGCATGATCATCATCGCCCGCGAGCGGTTCGACCGGCGCCTGCGCGTGCGGACATGAGGGTTAAGTTGCGAAGCAACCAAAAGAATCCCCGTTTTTTGACGTTCGTCAGTTGCGTGCTGGTTCCATGACGATATTGTCGCCGTCCGTAAGGCAGCTTTAACCGGGGGGCTGAATGCCGATATCGAACGCCGCATTCGTGCGCTCGACCGTTATGCTATTGATCGGCGGAATGATCGCGCTGCTCGGCATCGTCGGCACGTCGCTCTGGCTCGTCCACAAGGTCGAGGGTTATTTCACCGGCTATATCGAAGTGCGGGAAGTCCGCAGTGCGGCATCCGACCTCCTGTCCACGCTGAAGGACCTGGAAACGGGCCAGCGCGGTTTCGTCATCACCGGCGACGAGGCGTTCCGCGCGCCTTATGACGCGGCGCTTGCGGCCGTGGCCGAAAAACAGCAGCTCCTCAGCGAGAAGGCCGCGCGCTTCCCGAACTACGCAGCCCGCATGCCCGAGATCGAGCGGCTGGTGAAGGACAAGCTGCAGGAGCTCGCCGAAACGGTCGAAGCCGTCGAGGAGGGCCGGCAGGCCGAGGCGGTGGCACAGGTCAAGACCGACCGTGGCCGCGTGATCATGGACCAGTTGCGCACCCAGCTCGGCGACATCATGGGCAATGCCGACAATCGCCTGCAGGAGGGCGTTACCGATACGGTATGGTCCGCTGGCGCCCTGCAATGGACGACGGTGATCGGTGCGATTGCCATCATCGGCGTGCTCGGTGGCGCGGCCATGGTCGTCGCGCAATATACCCGCGACATCCTCGCCGCGCGCCGCGAGGTCGAGACGCTGAACGCCACACTGGAGAAGCGCGTGGACGAGCGGACGGAAGAGCTGATCCGCGCCAATCAGGAGGTCCAGCGTTTCGCCTATATCGTGACGCACGATCTGCGCGCCCCGCTCGTCAACATCATGGGCTTCACCAGCGAGCTGCAAGCCTCGCTCGCCGCCATCCAGGCCTATGTGCTGGCCGACGGCAAGGCGCCCAGCCCCGACGACATCCTGGAAGCCCGCCGAGCCGCGTCCGAGGACCTGCCGGAAGCGATCGGCTTCATCCGCTCTTCGACGAAGAAGATGGACGGCCTCATCAACGCGATCCTGAAGATCTCGCGCGACGGGCGGCGGGAACTCAAGATCGAGCGCGTGGACATCAAGGCGCTGGTCGAGGCCGGCGCGGCCGCGGTCGGCCACCAGGTCGCCGAATCGGATGGCGTGATCACCATCGGCGACACCCTGCCGACCGTCATTTCCGACCGGCTGTCGCTGGAGCAGGTGTTCGGCAACCTCTTCGACAATGCGATCAAGTACCAGGCGCCCGACCGGCCGCTGCGGGTTTCCGTCACCGCCCGCAACAGCGGCCGGGCCGGCTTCGTCATCGAATTCACCGACAACGGCCGCGGTATCGCGCCGGAAGACCATGAACGGGTCTTCGAACTCTTCCGCCGCTCGGGAACGCAGGACAAGCCCGGCGAAGGCATCGGTCTGGCGCATGTGCGTTCACTGATGCGCAATCTCGGCGGTGATATCGTCGTCAGATCCGAATTCGGGCAGGGGACGACCTTCGTGCTTCGTCTGCCGCCCGACCTCAGCAAGGTAGTAAGGAGTATGCAGGCATGAACGGACTGGGCAAGGAAGTCACCATCGTCATGATCGAGGACGACGAGGGCCATGCGCGCCTCATCGAGAAGAACATCCGCCGCGCCGGCGTGCACAACGAGGTCGTGCCCTTCACCAACGGCACCGACGCGCTCGATTTCGTGCTCGGCAAGGATCGTTCGGGCCTGGCGAGCGCCGGCCGGTTCCTGCTGATCCTGCTCGATCTCAACCTGCCGGACATGTCGGGCATCGACATCCTGCAGAAGATCAAGTCCAACTCCCACACCAAGCGCCTGCCGGTCGTCATCCTCACGACGACGGACGACGAGCGGGAAATCCAGCGCTGCTACGATCTCGGCGCCAACGTCTACATCACCAAGCCTGTCGAATATGAAAGCTTCGCCCATGCGATCCGCCAGCTTGGCCTGTTCTTTTCCGTGATCCAGATTCCCGAGACGCAATAAAATGAAGGAAGGCCCTGTCCGTATCCTCTATATCGACGACGATCCGATCCTCGCGCGGCTCGCCCAGCGCGCGCTCGGCCGTCTCGGCTACGAGGTGCTGCATGCCGAGGACGTGGAGCAGGGCCGCGAGCGCATCGCCGAGGGCGGCTTCGATGCCGTCGTGCTCGATCATTTCCTGCAGTCGGGAACGGGGCTTTCCCTGCTCAGGGAACTCG
It includes:
- a CDS encoding DMT family transporter, whose protein sequence is MDSKRLGYAFTLLAIVIFSLQDAISKHLGSAYPPVFIAMLRFWAFGAFAMVLGARSPGGLRAAAAAKRPFLQILRGVLLAFQIVVVITAFSTVGLAHSQAILSSGPIFVALLSMPLLGERVGWRRWTAIGVGLCGVLIVLNPAGSSFDASVLLPLAGALMFAIYVIVTRLVSRDDPASTSFFYIGVAGAAAISLVGPFFWTNLTPGDWLWMGLLCITGMSSHYFLIRAYDLLDAAAVQPLTYLQVVLAAIIGVSVFGETLNLNTIVGSAIVVGAGIFTIWRESVVARRRARENAGRNDTGI
- a CDS encoding sensor histidine kinase, with translation MPISNAAFVRSTVMLLIGGMIALLGIVGTSLWLVHKVEGYFTGYIEVREVRSAASDLLSTLKDLETGQRGFVITGDEAFRAPYDAALAAVAEKQQLLSEKAARFPNYAARMPEIERLVKDKLQELAETVEAVEEGRQAEAVAQVKTDRGRVIMDQLRTQLGDIMGNADNRLQEGVTDTVWSAGALQWTTVIGAIAIIGVLGGAAMVVAQYTRDILAARREVETLNATLEKRVDERTEELIRANQEVQRFAYIVTHDLRAPLVNIMGFTSELQASLAAIQAYVLADGKAPSPDDILEARRAASEDLPEAIGFIRSSTKKMDGLINAILKISRDGRRELKIERVDIKALVEAGAAAVGHQVAESDGVITIGDTLPTVISDRLSLEQVFGNLFDNAIKYQAPDRPLRVSVTARNSGRAGFVIEFTDNGRGIAPEDHERVFELFRRSGTQDKPGEGIGLAHVRSLMRNLGGDIVVRSEFGQGTTFVLRLPPDLSKVVRSMQA
- a CDS encoding response regulator yields the protein MNGLGKEVTIVMIEDDEGHARLIEKNIRRAGVHNEVVPFTNGTDALDFVLGKDRSGLASAGRFLLILLDLNLPDMSGIDILQKIKSNSHTKRLPVVILTTTDDEREIQRCYDLGANVYITKPVEYESFAHAIRQLGLFFSVIQIPETQ
- a CDS encoding DMT family transporter, with translation MHKTVTSGILLTSFAYFLFSLQDASVKWLVVALPVWQILFVRSVTIFSLCLVVGGRPLLRASHRSPVLKPLFLRNLLLLAAWLSYYNAARDLGLAELTTLYYASPVVMTILSVPILGEQVPGYRWLAVVVGFIGVVVACGIAAKGLTLSLPVYLALQAAVFWAIATVLLRKTALHERTQVQMTISSGFFVFFTALAMPFVWQPISLVDLALMAGTGVIAGIGQFAMFEGMRRAPVSVLAPFEYTSLVWAFALGYLIWSDVPGSNVFVGAALIFSAGMIIIARERFDRRLRVRT